The uncultured Sphaerochaeta sp. genome includes the window AAGCTGTCTCTGATGCTCAATCCCTTCTGCTACCACACTGTGTCCTAATTTATGAGCCATGGAAATGATATCTCCTGTGATGGCCTGATCATCAGAGAGGTACATCAGTTTATCGATGAATGACTTGTCAATCTTCAATTCATTGACATAGAGCTCACGCTCCCTTGAAAGAGAGGAATAACCACTACCGAAATCATCAACTGAGATTTTGACTCCTTTGTGTTGCAATGTTTTCAGCACTCTGTTGATCTCTTGGAAGTTCGAGGCAAAGATGGACTCGGTAAGTTCCAAGCAGACGCATGATGGGTTCACATCCATTGAATGCATCAAGCGGATGATATGCTCAGCAAACCCCTCTTTTATCAACTGGATGGCAGAAATATTGATGGATATCGTGCAATCCATTACATGATGCTCTTCCAGCTGCTTCAAGAACTGGAATGCCTGCCGGATGATGATATCGCCCAAGGGGATGATGAGTTTTGTCTTCTCTGCAATTGGGATGAAGTGCAAAGGCGGGATCAACTGCATATCCGAGCTCTTTAATCGTGCCAATGCCTCAAACCCACAGACACCTCCTGTCCGCATATCTATGATGGGTTGGTATTGCAAGAATAAGCAGTCCGGGTTCTTCCCCGATACTATCCTTGAAAGAAGTGTAGAGAGTGTTGCTTCCCGCTGGACCTCTGTCTCCATACTCTCATCAAAAAAGCAGACCTCTGCCTCTCCATCATAGAGAGCAATGGAACGTTGAGAGGCTATCAAGATATTTCTGAGCAATTGATCTACATTTTCTTGATTGGACTCATCAATCTCCAGAACTCCCAATCCATAGGGAATTCTTTCCAGAGATACAATATACTCCAAGGTACTTTCAATCTTCTTGCAAAGCAGTAAAAGGTTCTGTCTCTCGTCATAGGACCTAAGATAGAACACGAATCGATACTCATGGGTAATACTCAACACCGCAAGGTCGTTGCAGAGGATACTCAACCCTTCTGCAACTTTCTTCATGATATCCTGGCTGTATTGGTAGCCATAGGCAATACTCTTTGCATTCAGCGCACCCAGATTGATCGAGATGAGGGCTCGTTTGGCTCTCTTCCTTGCCTTGATATCCTGACGCAACAGTTGCTCAAGGTATCTTCGATTGTACAATCCAGTCCACAGGTCATGTGCATCCCGATAAGCAAGGTTTTGCTCCATGAGTTTCCTGTCGGTGATATCGAGGATGATCCCTTCCAAGGCTTCTATATCCCCATCTTCTGAAAA containing:
- a CDS encoding EAL domain-containing protein translates to MLTQLLAVQLNEEDLSLVRKITGRIQVLAAENSNEALHLLEQHASIGLVIIDIERSYLQSLQLLHTLVYRSQQEPLRIVVLGEPHLLQQKKRVFDLDIVTILTKPLQETQLREILERAVVKQDADSKQQNMQEQAHLFNAIFYQAPIGISVSHRVDLGVEPGKEQFDGNPMYEKITGRTMEEVLRIGWTTITHPDDLPKELENFKRLKQGELENYSMEKRFIRPDGSIVWVEMTVAPLQASDSRLFAHICLLQDITKRKEAEKLLAESERSKSALLSHLPGMAYRCRYDSHWTMLYVSAGCEALTGYSPDQLINNRDISYNDVIVLSYRQKIYNEWKWAIHENKPFVLEYEILTAQGTRKWVWEMGQAVFSEDGDIEALEGIILDITDRKLMEQNLAYRDAHDLWTGLYNRRYLEQLLRQDIKARKRAKRALISINLGALNAKSIAYGYQYSQDIMKKVAEGLSILCNDLAVLSITHEYRFVFYLRSYDERQNLLLLCKKIESTLEYIVSLERIPYGLGVLEIDESNQENVDQLLRNILIASQRSIALYDGEAEVCFFDESMETEVQREATLSTLLSRIVSGKNPDCLFLQYQPIIDMRTGGVCGFEALARLKSSDMQLIPPLHFIPIAEKTKLIIPLGDIIIRQAFQFLKQLEEHHVMDCTISINISAIQLIKEGFAEHIIRLMHSMDVNPSCVCLELTESIFASNFQEINRVLKTLQHKGVKISVDDFGSGYSSLSRERELYVNELKIDKSFIDKLMYLSDDQAITGDIISMAHKLGHSVVAEGIEHQRQLDYLKQNNCDKAQGFFFSKPLNASDALALVAGKLGSC